From Candidatus Pedobacter colombiensis, one genomic window encodes:
- a CDS encoding DUF2586 family protein: protein MARDGISIKLLNGGLGRRQPTEDAVFGFVSTGMSTETLEWGKVYQLKGTRDAKLLGLDEEYDKDNNSLLYHHIQRFFMRNPNAELHILLAPSGASMQEMVDKDMPYGQKLLKEAGGRIKVLFVADSMGNLGSSPLSTTIATAQDLHDFEFSKFRYVDIVLEGRRVGPDRGPMGEPMGGLMIEDLRALTAPNVSVVIAQDPSATAIDPNYAAVGDFCGHLSAIAVSQNVGEQIAEFNMVDVANDAFVSANVSSGIPVSSLTDDDLDSLDDYGYIFLAPVSGLPGLYWNDSHTCTLISDDYAFIERNRVINKAIRLVRTALLPKVKGRVKVDAVTGKILPEERKALENTISSSLDVLVENGDLSGGVDAYIDPDQNILQTDEITTEITFVPVAIGRKLTLSIGFKNPLKSN, encoded by the coding sequence ATGGCACGTGATGGAATATCTATCAAATTATTAAACGGTGGCCTCGGTCGCCGTCAACCAACGGAAGATGCAGTATTCGGCTTTGTCAGTACGGGTATGAGTACGGAAACGCTTGAATGGGGAAAGGTTTATCAACTAAAAGGAACGAGGGATGCAAAGCTTTTGGGCTTGGATGAGGAATACGATAAGGATAATAACTCCTTGCTTTATCATCACATCCAACGCTTCTTCATGCGAAATCCAAATGCGGAACTGCATATTTTGTTGGCTCCTTCAGGAGCGAGTATGCAAGAGATGGTGGATAAGGACATGCCTTATGGACAGAAGCTTCTTAAAGAAGCTGGAGGTAGAATTAAAGTGCTATTTGTAGCGGACAGTATGGGGAATCTGGGTTCAAGTCCTCTATCGACTACGATTGCAACGGCTCAGGATCTCCACGATTTTGAATTCAGTAAATTCAGGTATGTGGATATCGTATTGGAGGGACGCAGAGTGGGACCAGATCGAGGGCCAATGGGGGAGCCAATGGGAGGGCTGATGATTGAGGATTTAAGAGCTCTTACTGCACCCAATGTCTCTGTCGTGATCGCTCAAGATCCTTCAGCAACAGCTATTGATCCAAATTATGCCGCTGTAGGCGATTTTTGTGGTCACCTTTCTGCTATTGCCGTTTCTCAAAATGTGGGTGAGCAGATTGCAGAATTTAACATGGTTGATGTGGCAAATGATGCCTTTGTCTCTGCAAATGTCAGCTCGGGTATACCGGTAAGTTCATTGACGGATGATGATCTGGATAGCCTTGATGACTATGGTTACATCTTCCTTGCACCGGTATCGGGTTTACCAGGTCTCTACTGGAATGATAGTCATACCTGCACGTTGATTTCTGATGATTACGCGTTCATTGAGCGTAACAGGGTGATCAATAAAGCAATCCGTTTGGTAAGAACAGCTTTGTTGCCGAAAGTAAAAGGTCGCGTAAAGGTGGATGCTGTTACAGGCAAGATTCTTCCTGAAGAACGCAAGGCTCTAGAGAATACCATTTCTTCTTCTTTAGATGTACTGGTAGAAAATGGAGATCTCAGTGGAGGCGTAGATGCATACATTGATCCGGATCAGAACATTCTTCAGACCGACGAAATTACCACAGAAATCACCTTTGTACCGGTAGCAATCGGTAGAAAATTAACCCTTTCAATTGGCTTTAAAAATCCACTAAAATCTAATTAA
- a CDS encoding ATP-binding protein: protein MKRGLTPTELDAIKFEVYDFAGEWMEAFDQPEITGVWFIWGHSGNGKTSFVLKLIKYLTTFRKKVIYNSLEEGRRKTMQNAFRRAMMKEVTGRVLLVQESIEQSTVRLKKRGSADVLVIDSFQYANLSFKQYLAFKRLHPNKLIIIISQAEGKMPKGRAAKDVMFDADLKVWVEGHRAISKGRYIGMKGYYTNWIKGAARYWGQGALEEYEYIN from the coding sequence ATGAAAAGAGGATTAACACCAACCGAACTTGATGCTATTAAATTTGAAGTGTATGATTTTGCCGGAGAGTGGATGGAAGCTTTTGATCAGCCGGAAATTACAGGCGTGTGGTTTATCTGGGGACATAGTGGGAATGGTAAAACAAGTTTTGTACTGAAGTTGATTAAATATCTGACTACCTTCAGAAAGAAAGTGATCTACAACAGCCTGGAGGAAGGTCGCAGAAAGACGATGCAGAATGCATTCCGGCGAGCGATGATGAAGGAAGTGACAGGAAGAGTGTTGTTGGTTCAGGAATCAATTGAGCAGTCGACAGTAAGATTGAAGAAAAGGGGGAGTGCCGATGTCCTTGTTATTGATAGTTTTCAATATGCGAATCTTTCTTTCAAACAGTACCTGGCATTTAAGCGTTTGCATCCAAATAAACTGATTATCATCATCAGTCAGGCCGAAGGTAAGATGCCTAAAGGACGCGCTGCAAAGGACGTGATGTTTGATGCAGATTTGAAGGTATGGGTTGAAGGACACAGGGCAATTTCTAAAGGACGTTATATTGGAATGAAAGGATATTATACCAATTGGATAAAGGGAGCTGCAAGGTATTGGGGACAGGGGGCTCTGGAGGAATATGAATACATTAATTAA
- the pssA gene encoding CDP-diacylglycerol--serine O-phosphatidyltransferase yields the protein MKKHIPNAITCANLFSGCIGIVYAFHGSLEIAAYFVILSGIFDFFDGFAARLLHVKSAIGKELDSLADVVSFGFLPGVVMFQLLSQSNYTSAYLPYFGFIITVFSALRLAKFNIDTRQTEDFIGLNTPMNTLFIVSLPFIQKDYPSLIGSAPLLVGLIVLLSWLLVSEIKIFSLKFSSTSWEQNKIKYIFLILSVLLVALLKFAAVPLILVLYIGLSVIHFRRTTA from the coding sequence ATGAAAAAACACATTCCCAATGCAATTACCTGCGCAAACCTATTTTCGGGTTGCATAGGTATCGTTTATGCCTTTCACGGATCTCTTGAAATCGCCGCTTACTTTGTAATCCTTTCAGGTATATTCGATTTTTTTGATGGCTTTGCAGCGCGTTTGCTGCATGTAAAATCAGCTATTGGTAAAGAGCTGGATTCTTTAGCAGACGTGGTAAGCTTTGGTTTTTTACCTGGTGTAGTGATGTTTCAATTGTTAAGTCAGAGCAACTACACTTCAGCGTATTTACCTTACTTTGGATTTATCATTACCGTATTTTCTGCGCTAAGGCTAGCTAAATTTAACATTGATACCCGACAAACGGAAGACTTCATTGGTTTAAACACCCCCATGAATACCCTCTTTATTGTATCTCTGCCATTTATACAAAAGGATTATCCTTCACTTATTGGCTCAGCGCCATTGTTGGTTGGACTTATTGTATTGCTAAGCTGGTTATTGGTAAGTGAAATAAAGATTTTTTCACTCAAATTTAGTTCAACAAGCTGGGAACAAAATAAAATAAAATACATATTCCTTATTTTATCCGTGCTACTTGTTGCTTTGTTAAAGTTTGCAGCTGTCCCACTTATACTTGTTTTGTATATCGG
- a CDS encoding ATP-binding protein, which yields MKEVLKPQITETMGAWEIKPTIQLKGVLASLSMAKDHSQTTVIIGETGSGKTYSLNVFKNRFPLEVFAVKVGSSDNLRDLIAKVLKSLKINCPKSTSSARLAQIAGKLKVLKGQGLQPILVFDEAEYMKYSALCAFKELYDVLHQDCALVLIGTNELLTNLDKLLKSHKAGIAQLFRRIRFKIQELPLIDKRFEQFLVETEPSLKKWLQQNCNNYGELHDVMIPALAEAERSNTPLSVDLVKTVLGL from the coding sequence ATGAAAGAAGTATTAAAACCACAAATTACTGAAACTATGGGAGCGTGGGAAATCAAACCAACCATCCAGCTTAAAGGGGTTCTGGCCAGCTTGTCTATGGCTAAGGATCACAGTCAAACTACTGTGATTATTGGTGAAACAGGCTCTGGTAAGACTTATAGCCTCAATGTTTTCAAAAATCGGTTTCCCTTAGAAGTATTCGCTGTTAAGGTCGGGTCTTCAGATAACTTGAGGGATCTTATCGCTAAAGTGCTGAAATCGTTAAAGATAAATTGCCCTAAAAGTACCAGCTCGGCAAGATTAGCCCAAATCGCCGGAAAATTAAAGGTTCTTAAAGGACAAGGGCTCCAACCCATACTTGTGTTTGATGAAGCTGAATACATGAAATACTCAGCATTATGTGCTTTCAAAGAGCTTTATGATGTGCTCCATCAGGATTGCGCACTCGTATTGATTGGTACCAATGAGCTCCTTACCAATCTGGATAAACTGTTGAAAAGTCATAAAGCAGGGATTGCCCAATTGTTCAGGCGGATACGGTTCAAAATTCAGGAACTACCCCTTATTGATAAGCGTTTCGAACAGTTTCTCGTGGAAACTGAGCCCTCTCTGAAAAAATGGCTTCAGCAAAACTGTAACAATTATGGAGAATTGCATGATGTGATGATTCCTGCGCTGGCCGAAGCAGAAAGATCAAATACACCGCTTAGTGTTGACCTTGTTAAAACAGTGCTTGGATTATGA
- a CDS encoding S24 family peptidase, translating to MEITKKINEIAIEFFDNNNSKFAAEMNTSETNIRNYRNKIIPKVEFIIKLCNMLEINFDWMFNNEGAMKRSESSPGVSTTNEFVLRTDRRQETQQVPLYDANAAASLIKLFDSRENVIDYITIPNLPKSDGALYIKGDSMYPLLKSGDIAIYKRVSSLEDGIYYGEMYLLSIDIDGDDATVVKYVQKSEKGDQYIRLVSYNAHHAPKDLHLKHVKAMALIKASIRINTMM from the coding sequence ATGGAAATAACAAAGAAGATCAACGAAATAGCTATTGAGTTTTTTGATAACAACAATTCTAAATTCGCTGCAGAAATGAATACAAGTGAAACTAACATAAGAAATTATAGAAATAAGATAATACCAAAAGTTGAGTTCATTATTAAATTATGCAACATGCTCGAAATTAATTTCGATTGGATGTTTAACAATGAAGGTGCAATGAAAAGATCGGAAAGCTCTCCTGGGGTATCAACTACAAATGAATTTGTTTTACGAACAGACAGAAGACAGGAGACACAACAAGTCCCCCTATATGACGCCAACGCGGCTGCTAGTTTAATCAAGCTTTTTGACTCCAGGGAGAATGTGATTGATTACATTACCATTCCCAATCTTCCAAAAAGTGACGGTGCGTTATATATCAAAGGAGATAGCATGTATCCACTATTAAAAAGTGGCGATATAGCCATCTACAAGCGTGTTAGTTCACTGGAAGATGGGATATATTATGGGGAAATGTATTTACTCAGCATTGATATTGATGGAGACGACGCTACAGTCGTCAAATACGTTCAAAAATCTGAGAAAGGCGATCAATACATCAGACTGGTCAGTTACAATGCACACCATGCGCCTAAAGATCTTCATTTGAAACATGTCAAAGCAATGGCATTAATCAAAGCGAGCATACGCATCAATACCATGATGTAG
- a CDS encoding CHAP domain-containing protein, with the protein MTKTEKIIQVASRYVGYLEIRSNAGFYDAAFEAKMKSAGWYRGAPWCAFFAKSVFAEVYAEDKRTAPIIRNTFTGGVIDTLKRVKAEGTFATGPEPKVGALVMWRMGKTSSGHAGIVISVDKANNTMQTIEGNTNASGSREGDCVAKKLRTIHRDFRSDGLNVEGYIYPLD; encoded by the coding sequence ATGACAAAAACAGAGAAGATAATTCAAGTTGCAAGCCGCTATGTTGGCTATCTGGAGATCAGAAGTAATGCCGGATTTTACGATGCTGCTTTTGAAGCAAAAATGAAGTCGGCCGGTTGGTATCGTGGGGCGCCATGGTGTGCTTTTTTTGCGAAAAGTGTATTTGCCGAAGTGTATGCTGAGGATAAGAGAACAGCCCCGATAATCAGGAATACTTTTACCGGAGGAGTGATCGACACACTAAAGCGGGTAAAGGCAGAAGGAACTTTTGCAACGGGACCGGAACCTAAGGTGGGCGCACTGGTGATGTGGCGTATGGGGAAAACCTCAAGTGGGCACGCAGGAATCGTGATCAGTGTTGATAAAGCAAACAATACCATGCAGACCATCGAGGGAAATACCAATGCCAGCGGAAGCAGGGAAGGTGATTGTGTGGCTAAAAAGCTGAGGACCATTCACAGAGACTTTAGAAGCGATGGACTAAATGTTGAAGGTTACATCTATCCACTTGACTAG
- a CDS encoding EamA family transporter, translating to MTRKIDLKLILALTGVALIWGTTYLGIRVAVRTIPPWFVAAFRQTIASSILFIILLRKKELAWKGWSYMRRQMLLSGLMIVVANGMTTVAEQTIPSGLTSLLNALTTLFVFITSVAVGLQKPSLKGFLGVIIGFLGVAFIFRDGLNELFDPNYETGIMFLGFAITGWTIGTIYIKKNNQKSDNIFLDLFYQFAFSAVVQFMLAFIFSDQIDVSSWSPSSMLAVVYLAVFGSVMAFFCYHYALKKVSAPEVSILTYFNTVIALFLGWLILDEIITVDILIATVLIIIGVFITNYKGKKQAE from the coding sequence ATGACCAGAAAAATAGATTTAAAGCTGATTCTTGCTTTAACAGGGGTGGCTTTAATATGGGGCACAACTTATTTGGGTATCCGTGTAGCTGTTCGGACTATTCCACCGTGGTTTGTGGCTGCATTTAGACAAACTATTGCCTCCTCGATATTATTTATTATTCTGCTTCGTAAAAAAGAGCTTGCCTGGAAAGGTTGGTCTTATATGAGGCGGCAAATGTTATTGTCGGGGTTGATGATTGTAGTAGCCAACGGTATGACAACCGTGGCCGAACAAACAATCCCAAGTGGTCTTACTTCATTGTTAAATGCATTAACAACATTATTCGTATTCATTACCAGTGTAGCCGTAGGTTTGCAAAAACCTTCTTTAAAAGGGTTTTTAGGCGTGATAATAGGTTTCTTAGGCGTAGCATTTATATTTAGAGACGGATTGAATGAGCTGTTTGATCCGAACTATGAAACAGGCATTATGTTTTTGGGTTTTGCCATTACCGGATGGACCATAGGCACCATTTATATTAAAAAGAACAATCAAAAATCAGACAATATATTTCTTGATCTGTTTTACCAGTTTGCCTTTTCAGCGGTGGTTCAATTTATGTTGGCCTTTATTTTTTCTGACCAGATAGATGTGTCTAGCTGGAGCCCCAGTAGTATGCTTGCCGTAGTCTACCTTGCTGTATTTGGCTCGGTTATGGCTTTTTTCTGCTACCATTATGCTTTGAAAAAGGTTTCTGCTCCAGAGGTTTCTATCCTTACTTATTTCAATACCGTTATTGCCTTATTTCTTGGATGGTTAATTTTAGATGAAATCATAACAGTTGACATCTTAATTGCCACTGTACTTATTATCATCGGTGTATTTATTACAAACTATAAAGGCAAAAAACAAGCAGAGTAA
- a CDS encoding helix-turn-helix domain-containing protein, translating into MYNALHPEEIIRIVCQTLEVPDITSPLRGIEFTYARFIAVRLLLKHTRLSYEEIGRFLDRDKTTIYWAEARSKELVRNKDSYFISKWTWVNEKIDNYKPL; encoded by the coding sequence ATGTATAATGCACTACATCCTGAAGAGATTATTCGTATAGTATGCCAGACCCTTGAAGTACCGGATATCACTAGTCCGTTAAGGGGTATAGAATTTACATATGCCCGTTTTATCGCTGTGCGGTTACTACTAAAGCATACGAGGTTGTCTTATGAGGAGATAGGCAGATTTCTGGACAGAGACAAAACAACCATTTACTGGGCAGAGGCACGAAGTAAAGAGCTGGTGAGAAATAAGGATAGCTACTTCATTTCAAAGTGGACATGGGTAAATGAAAAAATAGATAACTATAAACCGCTTTAA
- a CDS encoding DUF6046 domain-containing protein — MASVSFYLPKLFQTQFGIQSTSFAVEGMGEGAPTQSQVMSPIGTPVYEIIQIQAEQFSYYDMQQKRKRDDGVVPQYTFPYELLLDVSQAKKIVSTEVVGRNGSVLEYIGLGDYQINIQGFIINYNADEYPDRQVAEMKRILDIPRSLKVSSLYLNRLGIDRMAIKEYSFPVLEGHIQVQPFKIAAVSDLPYELDLIERKLLK; from the coding sequence ATGGCATCAGTTAGTTTTTATTTGCCAAAGTTATTTCAAACGCAGTTTGGAATACAAAGTACATCCTTTGCTGTGGAGGGAATGGGAGAGGGGGCGCCTACACAGTCGCAGGTGATGTCTCCCATCGGTACACCTGTGTATGAAATTATTCAGATACAGGCAGAGCAATTTAGTTATTACGATATGCAGCAGAAGCGCAAACGTGATGATGGGGTAGTTCCGCAATACACGTTTCCCTATGAGCTGTTGCTGGATGTGTCGCAGGCAAAAAAAATTGTAAGCACGGAGGTGGTAGGACGTAACGGATCGGTACTGGAGTATATCGGTCTGGGGGATTATCAGATTAACATACAGGGATTCATCATCAATTACAATGCAGACGAATATCCGGATCGTCAGGTTGCCGAAATGAAAAGGATCCTCGACATCCCCAGATCATTGAAGGTATCCAGCTTATACCTAAACAGGTTGGGGATCGACCGGATGGCCATTAAGGAATATAGTTTTCCTGTGCTGGAAGGGCATATTCAGGTTCAGCCTTTTAAAATAGCTGCAGTGAGTGATCTTCCTTATGAATTGGATCTGATAGAAAGAAAGCTTTTAAAATGA
- the pyrF gene encoding orotidine-5'-phosphate decarboxylase — protein sequence MNKKQLFEQIKTKKSFLCVGLDPVMENLPKHLFKYDNPVLEFNKQIIDATKDLCVAYKPNTAFFESMGLKGWETLIKTWEYISKDIFTIADAKRGDIGNTSAMYADAFFNQEKSGMSFDAITVAPYMGKDSVGPFLNHADKWVILLALTSNAGHSDFQLHQTPEGKLYEEVIRISSQWANSEQLMYVVGATRGAEFENIRRLAPDNFLLVPGVGAQGGSLAEVCKYGLNRECGLLVNSARSIIYASNGEDFAERAREEALKLQQEMAEILESAGLV from the coding sequence ATGAATAAGAAGCAACTATTTGAGCAAATTAAAACCAAGAAATCTTTTTTATGTGTTGGCCTTGATCCAGTAATGGAGAACCTTCCAAAACACTTGTTCAAATACGATAACCCGGTATTGGAGTTCAATAAACAAATTATTGATGCAACCAAAGATCTGTGTGTTGCCTATAAACCCAATACGGCTTTTTTTGAGTCTATGGGATTAAAGGGCTGGGAAACCTTAATCAAAACCTGGGAATATATTTCTAAAGACATCTTTACCATTGCGGATGCTAAAAGAGGTGACATCGGAAATACGTCAGCAATGTATGCAGATGCTTTTTTTAACCAGGAAAAATCAGGGATGAGCTTTGATGCCATCACTGTTGCTCCATATATGGGTAAAGATTCGGTTGGACCATTTTTAAACCATGCTGATAAATGGGTTATACTTTTAGCTTTAACGTCAAATGCAGGACATAGTGATTTTCAGTTGCATCAAACACCTGAAGGTAAGTTGTATGAAGAAGTGATCAGGATCTCTTCTCAATGGGCGAATAGCGAGCAGTTGATGTATGTGGTTGGTGCTACGAGAGGGGCTGAGTTTGAAAACATCAGAAGATTGGCACCTGACAACTTTTTACTGGTACCCGGTGTTGGGGCACAGGGCGGAAGTTTGGCTGAGGTTTGTAAGTATGGGTTAAATAGAGAATGCGGATTACTTGTAAACTCGGCAAGGTCCATTATCTATGCCAGTAATGGTGAGGATTTTGCAGAAAGAGCAAGAGAAGAAGCTTTAAAGTTACAACAGGAAATGGCAGAGATTCTTGAGTCTGCCGGTTTAGTATGA
- the rho gene encoding transcription termination factor Rho, producing MFNKTELNEKLTAELREIAKNQGILNADELRKAELVEIIAQITEQQAEAEAAPKAAPVKATKTKAAKDTAQKNNPAKENATTEPIENAPAATAAKKERPVKEQPAKVSPNENIETVENVESTEQNEKEAQEEKPARKRIRISSKEVEEKTQRPFNRASLFDPQPTTNEGYKQDKPFQAVVEGSSVQTEEAPSTAVSTEGKTITHGNPDHNKKHRPQENRPKNQGNIGQQKQSENSYSNLDFDNTITNEGVLEIMPDGYGFLRSADYNYLSSPDDIYVSQSQIKLFGLKTGDTVKGSIRPPKEGEKYFPLVRVETINGRLPADVRDRVPFDYLTPLFPTERLNLFTETNNYSTRIIDLFTPIGKGQRGLIVAQPKTGKTNLLKEVANAIAKNHPEVYLIILLIDERPEEVTDMARSVRAEVIASTFDEPAERHVKIANIVLEKAKRLVECGHDVVILLDSITRLARAYNTTAPASGKILSGGVDANALHKPKRFFGAARNIERGGSLTILATALTDTGSKMDEVIFEEFKGTGNMELQLDRKLSNKRIFPAIDITASSTRRDDLLHDRDTLQRVWILRNHLADMNAQEAMEFVQAQIKGTKSNEEFLISMNS from the coding sequence ATGTTTAATAAAACAGAATTAAATGAAAAACTCACTGCAGAATTGCGTGAGATAGCAAAAAATCAAGGCATTTTAAATGCTGACGAATTGCGTAAGGCTGAACTTGTTGAAATTATTGCCCAGATAACAGAACAACAAGCAGAAGCCGAAGCTGCTCCTAAAGCAGCACCTGTAAAGGCAACAAAAACTAAGGCGGCTAAAGATACCGCGCAAAAAAACAATCCGGCTAAAGAAAATGCGACTACAGAGCCTATTGAAAATGCACCAGCAGCAACAGCCGCAAAGAAGGAACGTCCGGTAAAAGAACAACCAGCAAAAGTTAGTCCTAATGAAAATATTGAGACTGTAGAAAATGTTGAAAGTACTGAGCAAAATGAAAAAGAGGCTCAGGAAGAAAAACCTGCAAGAAAAAGGATCCGTATCTCGTCTAAGGAAGTAGAAGAAAAAACGCAAAGACCTTTTAACAGAGCGTCTTTATTTGATCCACAACCTACTACCAATGAAGGTTACAAACAAGACAAACCTTTTCAGGCTGTAGTTGAAGGGTCAAGCGTTCAGACAGAAGAAGCTCCATCAACAGCAGTTTCAACTGAAGGAAAAACCATTACACATGGAAATCCTGATCACAATAAAAAACACAGGCCACAAGAAAACAGACCTAAAAATCAAGGAAATATCGGTCAGCAGAAACAAAGCGAAAACAGCTATTCTAATTTAGATTTCGATAACACCATTACCAATGAAGGTGTATTGGAAATTATGCCAGATGGCTATGGCTTTTTAAGATCTGCAGATTACAATTATCTTTCTTCACCGGATGATATTTACGTATCACAATCCCAGATAAAATTATTTGGATTAAAAACAGGTGATACTGTAAAAGGAAGCATCCGTCCACCAAAAGAAGGCGAAAAATACTTCCCATTGGTTAGAGTTGAAACCATTAATGGGCGCTTACCTGCCGATGTAAGGGACCGTGTTCCTTTTGATTATTTAACTCCTTTATTTCCAACAGAAAGATTAAACCTGTTTACGGAAACCAATAACTATTCTACCCGCATCATCGACCTGTTTACCCCGATTGGTAAAGGTCAGCGTGGTTTAATTGTAGCACAGCCTAAAACCGGTAAAACCAATTTACTAAAAGAGGTTGCCAATGCGATTGCTAAAAACCACCCGGAAGTTTACCTTATCATTTTATTGATAGATGAGCGTCCGGAAGAGGTTACGGATATGGCTAGAAGTGTAAGAGCTGAGGTAATAGCATCTACTTTTGATGAGCCAGCAGAACGTCATGTTAAAATAGCCAACATCGTGCTTGAAAAAGCAAAACGTTTAGTTGAATGCGGGCATGATGTAGTTATCCTTTTAGACTCTATCACCAGATTAGCAAGAGCTTACAACACAACTGCTCCTGCTTCCGGAAAAATCTTATCAGGAGGTGTTGATGCCAATGCATTACACAAACCTAAACGTTTCTTCGGAGCTGCACGTAACATTGAAAGAGGAGGTTCATTAACCATACTTGCTACAGCATTAACGGATACGGGTTCTAAAATGGATGAGGTGATCTTTGAAGAATTTAAAGGTACCGGTAACATGGAGCTTCAGTTAGACCGTAAATTATCTAACAAACGTATCTTCCCTGCTATCGACATTACGGCATCAAGTACACGTAGAGACGATCTGTTACATGATAGAGATACATTGCAACGCGTATGGATTTTACGTAACCATTTGGCAGACATGAATGCTCAGGAAGCAATGGAGTTTGTTCAGGCTCAGATAAAAGGCACAAAGTCTAACGAAGAGTTTCTAATTTCAATGAATAGCTAG